A genomic segment from Manduca sexta isolate Smith_Timp_Sample1 chromosome 13, JHU_Msex_v1.0, whole genome shotgun sequence encodes:
- the LOC115449228 gene encoding uncharacterized protein LOC115449228, translating to MTDAPGRPMKFPYTFTAKVAQFPFKFHVQNQWIWRYWMIGIAVSVPVFYKIHKMANSPENVSKWAEIRRKEAAGHH from the exons ATGACGGACGCTCCAGGCCGCCCGATGAAGTTTCCCTACACCTTTACGGCAAAGGTAGCGCAGTTCCCGTTTAAGTTCCATGTGCAGAACCAGTGGATCTGGCGCTACTGGATGATCGGAATCGCTGTCAGCGTCCCTGTCTTCTACAAGATCCACAAAATGG CTAACTCGCCTGAGAATGTGAGCAAATGGGCCGAGATCAGGAGGAAAGAGGCTGCCGGTCACCACTGA
- the LOC115449553 gene encoding bromodomain adjacent to zinc finger domain protein 1A isoform X2 produces the protein MPLLKRKAFEKSTASEYLRDDDEVFHCEITDEIFKDYEEYCERIILVNSMVWSCMMTGKNNLTYSEALQSERAARRQLKDFPMELRIPILFLAAKTKRCSFAEMAEDVFNFVRDRYFVGETVEACLEGDHWQEAHILSVTAQKQHPDSKATPPAAAYVYEVEQFPDDPAASGQVGTAPFDRVRRRKGLYTRDKNRLFLKQFVEHGPGGVIAIKKQALDKYNINKVAFDQIFTGNPPEFASSKRLLKTSLSPPMSKNNNKPASAAKLKSAKKPSPHKKGQVTMDKFVKKTDKNEVAKSKPPPNPAAKKSAQELAEKMRRAEDQMRQRKEEEKAKKKEKTARLQAYLKEWQKVKDDLDLEDHKVIPKGIPIDIAGIPQNHFGDFLSVLEFVYIYSDILKTKDVFHNQLDLETFRKALISKEHAGVFSDLLQMFLTTIFSLQEDEAEEYNESGGIQLSHEDKRMGADMGLAKAVELATKASKWSQTYLGTPLSKLPLDPTTVSEVLRLHLLSSGATGGSRCASWRYQQRGGYTGLDDAGLRLRLAHPRLLRRLAHTHAADLALDDKFLILQCLMNQILSYATVRDVIEEKLEELKNNKQALRMLQINERKREAQVLTARQELKKEAAAKKEENKLTGEKARAVDEQLRIDTEKLNAENEEKKKEYEKKLKELQTGLFDYSSYLGMDRAFRRYWLNQAVAGLFVEAGAEPRGRCRDKPLPAAPPAAAGEDTLAYVTRLFETEKERGGSDKENDSAANSRGNSPKKPLANMNGISQKMNGFDSTSQQLLVCSGDIATCCVHGKHDRPQWWVYHTEEQIESLIQSLNKRGFRESELRQTLELDKDNIVQYLRKCPVHLLNADAAPAPPAPSHHFTRRKQFQPSLNIPPDCSLGEALELSLRDHILELEEKIFHGCLGALKVKDREAWRGTIMLRGYDKQAEYLTWGPDQMYRDDYHQPNGVLNIPEDIEESDMKSIPINKYRDPGFYLAPTELNGVKSEPEAGPKADVVRGLACALLQVSQAIHHKYLRRPLGLDEKERKEREAKNKSMDLEALVRWEVSLMECRSFAQVALHLMTLDSSVSWSASVLHASCRLCRRKTDPDSMLLCDGCNKGHHLYCLKPKLTKVPDGDWFCDVCRPKERTPRKRRKLFSEEDIEEAMNSSSESNIDSGVCGACGSGGRLAARCGACGARYHAECAAPRPARAARRWLCAACLNPARESDDSEYNTALVKFKTRKSRGSTEPSPVMNGHSGSGKKRGRKPKDHSSKESLTNGVHEEPRSAKKRGLRYEEVVIHVDALEQLVRDVMKHKDCWPFYEPVSVEDVPDYLDVIEQPIDLTTMKHKLETGEYSTDEELLYDMALVFHNCYTYNNDAHPVAKAGYRLEKYVTKRLTELDLPAMPNLNPSEEGSKQDTSEEEGPKSKRPKMK, from the exons ATGCCTCTGTTGAAAAGGAAAGCCTTCGAGAAATCGACGGCGTCGGAATACCTCCGAGACGACGATGAGGTCTTCCACTGCGAGATCACCGACGAGATATTCAAAGACTACGA ggAGTATTGTGAAAGGATCATTCTGGTCAACTCTATGGTGTGGTCATGTATGATGACCGGGAAGAATAACCTCACGTACTCGGAGGCGCTGCAGTCGGAGAGGGCCGCCAGAAGGCAGCTGAAAGACTTCCCCATGGAGTTGAGGATACCCATCCTGTTTCTGGCAGCAAAGACCAAAAGATGTTCTTTTGCTGAGATGGCAGAGGATGTGTTCAACTTTGTGAGGGACAGGTACTTTGTGGGGGAGACAGTGGAGGCTTGCCTGGAGGGAGACCACTGGCAGGAGGCTCACATACTCTCTGTCACTGCTCAGAAGCAACACCCTGACAG CAAAGCCACGCCCCCCGCAGCGGCGTACGTGTACGAAGTGGAGCAGTTTCCGGACGACCCAGCTGCGTCAGGGCAGGTGGGCACGGCGCCGTTCGACCGCGTGCGCAGGCGCAAGGGGCTCTACACCAGGGACAAGAACCGGCTGTTCCTCAAGCAGTTTGTTGAGCACGGACCTGGCGGCGTCATCGCTATCAAg AAACAAGCTTTGGACAAATACAACATAAACAAAGTAGCATTCGATCAGATATTCACCGGTAATCCGCCAGAGTTCGCGTCCTCCAAAAGGCTGCTAAAGACCAGCCTCTCACCACCTATGTCCAAGAACAATAACAAGCCAGCCTCCGCCGCCAAACTCAAATCCGCGAAAAAACCCAGCCCACATAAGAAAGGACAAGTGACAATGGACAAGTTTGTAAAGAAGACAGATAAAAATGAAG TGGCAAAATCCAAACCACCACCGAACCCAGCAGCGAAGAAGTCAGCGCAAGAGCTGGCGGAGAAGATGCGCAGAGCGGAAGACCAGATGCGACAGCGCAAGGAGGAAGAGAAAGCCAAAAAGAAAGAGAAGACGGCGCGGTTGCAGGCCTACCTGAAAGAGTGGCAGAAAGTCAAGGATGACTTGGACTTAGAGGATcataag GTTATACCCAAAGGCATACCGATCGACATAGCCGGCATACCGCAAAACCATTTCGGCGATTTCCTATCAGTGCTGGAGTTTGTGTACATATACTCCGACATCCTGAAGACGAAGGAtgtgttccacaaccaactggaCTTGGAGACGTTCAGGAAGGCCCTGATATCTAAAGAGCATGCTGGTGTCTTCAGCGATCTGCTGCAGATGTTTCTTACTACAATATTCTCACTGCAAGAGGACGAGGCAGAGGAGTATAATGAGAGTGGAGGGATACAGTTGTCTCACG aagACAAACGCATGGGTGCCGACATGGGTCTCGCGAAAGCTGTGGAGTTAGCGACGAAGGCCAGCAAATGGTCACAGACGTACCTCGGCACGCCGCTCAGCAAACTGCCGCTGGACCCCACCACTGTTAGTGAAGTGTTAAG actgcacCTGCTGTCGTCCGGCGCGACGGGCGGGTCGCGGTGCGCGTCGTGGCGCTACCAGCAGCGCGGCGGCTACACCGGGCTCGACGACGCCGGCCTGCGCCTCCGCCTCGCGCACCCGCGCCTGCTACGCCGGCTTGCGCACACGCACGCCGCCGACCTGGCGCTCG atgacAAGTTTCTGATTCTGCAGTGCCTGATGAACCAGATCCTGAGCTACGCAACGGTGCGTGACGTCATCGAGGAGAAGCTCGAAGAGCTGAAGAACAACAAACAGGCGCTTCGGATGCTGCAG ATAAACGAACGCAAGCGTGAAGCCCAAGTTTTAACCGCTCGCCAAGAGCTAAAGAAAGAAGCGGCGGCCAAGAAGGAAGAGAATAAACTGACTGGCGAGAAAGCACGCGCGGTAGACGAGCAGCTGCGAATTGATACAGAGAAGTTAAATGCAGAAAATGAGGAGAAGAAGAAAGAGTATGAGAAGAAGTTGAAGGAGCTGCAGACAGGACTGTTCGACTACTCCTCTTATCTTG GCATGGACCGCGCGTTCCGGCGCTACTGGCTGAACCAGGCCGTGGCGGGGCTGTTCGTGGAGGCGGGCGCCGAGCCGCGCGGCCGCTGCAGGGACAAGCCgctgcccgccgcgccgcccgccgccgccggcgAGGACACGCTCGCCTACGTCACCAGGCTCTTCGAGACTGAGAAGGAGAGAG GTGGCAGCGATAAAGAGAACGACTCAGCTGCCAACTCACGCGGCAACTCGCCAAAGAAGCCATTGGCGAACATGAACGGGATCTCGCAGAAGATGAACGGCTTCGATTCGACCAGCCAGCAGCTGCTTGTGTGCAGCGGGGACATAGCTACTTGCTGTGTGCACGGGAAG CACGACCGTCCACAATGGTGGGTGTACCACACAGAGGAGCAGATCGAGTCCCTCATCCAGTCGCTGAACAAGCGCGGCTTCAGAGAGAGTGAGCTGCGACAGACCCTCGAGCTGGACAAGGACAACATCGTGCAGTATCTGAGGAAGTGTCCGGTTCATCTGTTGAACGCTGATGCGGCTCCG GCTCCACCAGCCCCCTCGCATCACTTCACGCGCCGCAAGCAGTTCCAGCCGTCGCTGAACATTCCGCCGGATTGCTCTCTCGGTGAGGCGCTAGAGCTGTCTCTCAGAGATCACATCCTGGAGTTGGAAGAGAAGATCTTCCACGGATGTTTGGGAGCGCTTAAAGTTAAG GACCGCGAGGCGTGGCGCGGCACGATAATGCTGCGCGGGTACGACAAGCAGGCCGAGTACCTCACGTGGGGGCCTGACCAGATGTACCGGGACGACTACCATCAGCCCAACGGAGTGCTCAACATACCGGAAG ACATAGAAGAGTCGGATATGAAGTCGATACCGATTAACAAGTACCGCGACCCCGGGTTCTACCTGGCGCCTACGGAGCTCAACGGCGTCAAGTCGGAGCCGGAGGCGGGTCCGAAGGCGGACGTGGTGCGCGGGCTGGCGTGCGCGCTGCTGCAGGTCTCGCAGGCCATACACCACAAGTACCTGAGGAGGCCGTTAG gTCTTGACGAGAAAGAGCGCAAAGAACGCGAAGCCAAAAATAAATCCATGGATCTCGAAGCGCTGGTCCGCTGGGAGGTGTCTCTCATGGAGTGCCGCAGCTTCGCGCAGGTCGCGCTGCACCTCATGACCCTGGACTCGTCCGTGAGCTGGTCCGCCAGCGTGCTGCACGCCAGCTGCCGCCTGTGCCGCAGAAAGACCGACCCTGACTCCATGCTGCTGTGCGACGGGTGTAATAAGGGACATCATCTATATTGTCTGAAGCCGAAGCTTACA AAAGTTCCTGACGGCGATTGGTTCTGTGATGTATGTCGGCCTAAAGAGAGAACGCCTAGGAAGCGGAGGAAACTGTTTTCAGAGGAGGATATCGAGGAGGCAATGAACAG TTCGTCGGAGAGCAACATCGACAGCGGCgtgtgcggcgcgtgcggctcGGGCGGGCGGCTGGCGGCGCgctgcggcgcgtgcggcgcgcgctACCACGCCGagtgcgccgcgccgcgccccgcgcgcgccgcgcgccgctgGCTCTGCGCCGCCTGTCTCAACCCCGCCAGAG AGTCCGACGACAGTGAATATAACACAGCATTAGTGAAGTTCAAAACTCGCAAGTCGCGCGGCAGCACGGAGCCCTCGCCTGTCATGAACGGACACAGCGGGTCCGGCAAGAAGAGGGGCAGGAA ACCCAAAGATCACAGCTCCAAAGAGTCGTTAACGAATGGCGTACATG AGGAGCCCCGCTCGGCGAAGAAGCGCGGCCTCAGGTACGAAGAGGTGGTGATCCACGTGGACGCGCTGGAGCAACTCGTCCGCGACGTCATGAAGCACAAGGACTGCTGGCCCTTCTACGAGCCGGTCTCTGTTGAAGAT GTGCCAGACTACCTGGACGTGATCGAGCAGCCTATAGACCTGACGACGATGAAGCACAAGCTGGAGACGGGCGAGTACTCCACCGACGAGGAGCTGCTCTACGACATGGCGCTCGTCTTCCACAACTGCTACACCTACAATAACGACGCGCATCCTGTTGCCAA GGCTGGTTATCGCCTAGAAAAATACGTAACAAAGCGCCTCACTGAGCTGGATCTTCCTGCCATGCCGAACTTGAATCCCTCCGAAGAGGGCTCCAAGCAGGACACATCAGAAGAAGAAGGTCCCAAGTCAAAACGACCTAAAATGAAGTGA
- the LOC115449553 gene encoding bromodomain adjacent to zinc finger domain protein 1A isoform X1, which translates to MPLLKRKAFEKSTASEYLRDDDEVFHCEITDEIFKDYEEYCERIILVNSMVWSCMMTGKNNLTYSEALQSERAARRQLKDFPMELRIPILFLAAKTKRCSFAEMAEDVFNFVRDRYFVGETVEACLEGDHWQEAHILSVTAQKQHPDSKATPPAAAYVYEVEQFPDDPAASGQVGTAPFDRVRRRKGLYTRDKNRLFLKQFVEHGPGGVIAIKKQALDKYNINKVAFDQIFTGNPPEFASSKRLLKTSLSPPMSKNNNKPASAAKLKSAKKPSPHKKGQVTMDKFVKKTDKNEVAKSKPPPNPAAKKSAQELAEKMRRAEDQMRQRKEEEKAKKKEKTARLQAYLKEWQKVKDDLDLEDHKVIPKGIPIDIAGIPQNHFGDFLSVLEFVYIYSDILKTKDVFHNQLDLETFRKALISKEHAGVFSDLLQMFLTTIFSLQEDEAEEYNESGGIQLSHEDKRMGADMGLAKAVELATKASKWSQTYLGTPLSKLPLDPTTVSEVLRLHLLSSGATGGSRCASWRYQQRGGYTGLDDAGLRLRLAHPRLLRRLAHTHAADLALDDKFLILQCLMNQILSYATVRDVIEEKLEELKNNKQALRMLQINERKREAQVLTARQELKKEAAAKKEENKLTGEKARAVDEQLRIDTEKLNAENEEKKKEYEKKLKELQTGLFDYSSYLGMDRAFRRYWLNQAVAGLFVEAGAEPRGRCRDKPLPAAPPAAAGEDTLAYVTRLFETEKERGGSDKENDSAANSRGNSPKKPLANMNGISQKMNGFDSTSQQLLVCSGDIATCCVHGKHDRPQWWVYHTEEQIESLIQSLNKRGFRESELRQTLELDKDNIVQYLRKCPVHLLNADAAPAPPAPSHHFTRRKQFQPSLNIPPDCSLGEALELSLRDHILELEEKIFHGCLGALKVKDREAWRGTIMLRGYDKQAEYLTWGPDQMYRDDYHQPNGVLNIPEDIEESDMKSIPINKYRDPGFYLAPTELNGVKSEPEAGPKADVVRGLACALLQVSQAIHHKYLRRPLGLDEKERKEREAKNKSMDLEALVRWEVSLMECRSFAQVALHLMTLDSSVSWSASVLHASCRLCRRKTDPDSMLLCDGCNKGHHLYCLKPKLTKVPDGDWFCDVCRPKERTPRKRRKLFSEEDIEEAMNSSSESNIDSGVCGACGSGGRLAARCGACGARYHAECAAPRPARAARRWLCAACLNPARAVHAVRRCAATALSNIHQYTRALHNESESDDSEYNTALVKFKTRKSRGSTEPSPVMNGHSGSGKKRGRKPKDHSSKESLTNGVHEEPRSAKKRGLRYEEVVIHVDALEQLVRDVMKHKDCWPFYEPVSVEDVPDYLDVIEQPIDLTTMKHKLETGEYSTDEELLYDMALVFHNCYTYNNDAHPVAKAGYRLEKYVTKRLTELDLPAMPNLNPSEEGSKQDTSEEEGPKSKRPKMK; encoded by the exons ATGCCTCTGTTGAAAAGGAAAGCCTTCGAGAAATCGACGGCGTCGGAATACCTCCGAGACGACGATGAGGTCTTCCACTGCGAGATCACCGACGAGATATTCAAAGACTACGA ggAGTATTGTGAAAGGATCATTCTGGTCAACTCTATGGTGTGGTCATGTATGATGACCGGGAAGAATAACCTCACGTACTCGGAGGCGCTGCAGTCGGAGAGGGCCGCCAGAAGGCAGCTGAAAGACTTCCCCATGGAGTTGAGGATACCCATCCTGTTTCTGGCAGCAAAGACCAAAAGATGTTCTTTTGCTGAGATGGCAGAGGATGTGTTCAACTTTGTGAGGGACAGGTACTTTGTGGGGGAGACAGTGGAGGCTTGCCTGGAGGGAGACCACTGGCAGGAGGCTCACATACTCTCTGTCACTGCTCAGAAGCAACACCCTGACAG CAAAGCCACGCCCCCCGCAGCGGCGTACGTGTACGAAGTGGAGCAGTTTCCGGACGACCCAGCTGCGTCAGGGCAGGTGGGCACGGCGCCGTTCGACCGCGTGCGCAGGCGCAAGGGGCTCTACACCAGGGACAAGAACCGGCTGTTCCTCAAGCAGTTTGTTGAGCACGGACCTGGCGGCGTCATCGCTATCAAg AAACAAGCTTTGGACAAATACAACATAAACAAAGTAGCATTCGATCAGATATTCACCGGTAATCCGCCAGAGTTCGCGTCCTCCAAAAGGCTGCTAAAGACCAGCCTCTCACCACCTATGTCCAAGAACAATAACAAGCCAGCCTCCGCCGCCAAACTCAAATCCGCGAAAAAACCCAGCCCACATAAGAAAGGACAAGTGACAATGGACAAGTTTGTAAAGAAGACAGATAAAAATGAAG TGGCAAAATCCAAACCACCACCGAACCCAGCAGCGAAGAAGTCAGCGCAAGAGCTGGCGGAGAAGATGCGCAGAGCGGAAGACCAGATGCGACAGCGCAAGGAGGAAGAGAAAGCCAAAAAGAAAGAGAAGACGGCGCGGTTGCAGGCCTACCTGAAAGAGTGGCAGAAAGTCAAGGATGACTTGGACTTAGAGGATcataag GTTATACCCAAAGGCATACCGATCGACATAGCCGGCATACCGCAAAACCATTTCGGCGATTTCCTATCAGTGCTGGAGTTTGTGTACATATACTCCGACATCCTGAAGACGAAGGAtgtgttccacaaccaactggaCTTGGAGACGTTCAGGAAGGCCCTGATATCTAAAGAGCATGCTGGTGTCTTCAGCGATCTGCTGCAGATGTTTCTTACTACAATATTCTCACTGCAAGAGGACGAGGCAGAGGAGTATAATGAGAGTGGAGGGATACAGTTGTCTCACG aagACAAACGCATGGGTGCCGACATGGGTCTCGCGAAAGCTGTGGAGTTAGCGACGAAGGCCAGCAAATGGTCACAGACGTACCTCGGCACGCCGCTCAGCAAACTGCCGCTGGACCCCACCACTGTTAGTGAAGTGTTAAG actgcacCTGCTGTCGTCCGGCGCGACGGGCGGGTCGCGGTGCGCGTCGTGGCGCTACCAGCAGCGCGGCGGCTACACCGGGCTCGACGACGCCGGCCTGCGCCTCCGCCTCGCGCACCCGCGCCTGCTACGCCGGCTTGCGCACACGCACGCCGCCGACCTGGCGCTCG atgacAAGTTTCTGATTCTGCAGTGCCTGATGAACCAGATCCTGAGCTACGCAACGGTGCGTGACGTCATCGAGGAGAAGCTCGAAGAGCTGAAGAACAACAAACAGGCGCTTCGGATGCTGCAG ATAAACGAACGCAAGCGTGAAGCCCAAGTTTTAACCGCTCGCCAAGAGCTAAAGAAAGAAGCGGCGGCCAAGAAGGAAGAGAATAAACTGACTGGCGAGAAAGCACGCGCGGTAGACGAGCAGCTGCGAATTGATACAGAGAAGTTAAATGCAGAAAATGAGGAGAAGAAGAAAGAGTATGAGAAGAAGTTGAAGGAGCTGCAGACAGGACTGTTCGACTACTCCTCTTATCTTG GCATGGACCGCGCGTTCCGGCGCTACTGGCTGAACCAGGCCGTGGCGGGGCTGTTCGTGGAGGCGGGCGCCGAGCCGCGCGGCCGCTGCAGGGACAAGCCgctgcccgccgcgccgcccgccgccgccggcgAGGACACGCTCGCCTACGTCACCAGGCTCTTCGAGACTGAGAAGGAGAGAG GTGGCAGCGATAAAGAGAACGACTCAGCTGCCAACTCACGCGGCAACTCGCCAAAGAAGCCATTGGCGAACATGAACGGGATCTCGCAGAAGATGAACGGCTTCGATTCGACCAGCCAGCAGCTGCTTGTGTGCAGCGGGGACATAGCTACTTGCTGTGTGCACGGGAAG CACGACCGTCCACAATGGTGGGTGTACCACACAGAGGAGCAGATCGAGTCCCTCATCCAGTCGCTGAACAAGCGCGGCTTCAGAGAGAGTGAGCTGCGACAGACCCTCGAGCTGGACAAGGACAACATCGTGCAGTATCTGAGGAAGTGTCCGGTTCATCTGTTGAACGCTGATGCGGCTCCG GCTCCACCAGCCCCCTCGCATCACTTCACGCGCCGCAAGCAGTTCCAGCCGTCGCTGAACATTCCGCCGGATTGCTCTCTCGGTGAGGCGCTAGAGCTGTCTCTCAGAGATCACATCCTGGAGTTGGAAGAGAAGATCTTCCACGGATGTTTGGGAGCGCTTAAAGTTAAG GACCGCGAGGCGTGGCGCGGCACGATAATGCTGCGCGGGTACGACAAGCAGGCCGAGTACCTCACGTGGGGGCCTGACCAGATGTACCGGGACGACTACCATCAGCCCAACGGAGTGCTCAACATACCGGAAG ACATAGAAGAGTCGGATATGAAGTCGATACCGATTAACAAGTACCGCGACCCCGGGTTCTACCTGGCGCCTACGGAGCTCAACGGCGTCAAGTCGGAGCCGGAGGCGGGTCCGAAGGCGGACGTGGTGCGCGGGCTGGCGTGCGCGCTGCTGCAGGTCTCGCAGGCCATACACCACAAGTACCTGAGGAGGCCGTTAG gTCTTGACGAGAAAGAGCGCAAAGAACGCGAAGCCAAAAATAAATCCATGGATCTCGAAGCGCTGGTCCGCTGGGAGGTGTCTCTCATGGAGTGCCGCAGCTTCGCGCAGGTCGCGCTGCACCTCATGACCCTGGACTCGTCCGTGAGCTGGTCCGCCAGCGTGCTGCACGCCAGCTGCCGCCTGTGCCGCAGAAAGACCGACCCTGACTCCATGCTGCTGTGCGACGGGTGTAATAAGGGACATCATCTATATTGTCTGAAGCCGAAGCTTACA AAAGTTCCTGACGGCGATTGGTTCTGTGATGTATGTCGGCCTAAAGAGAGAACGCCTAGGAAGCGGAGGAAACTGTTTTCAGAGGAGGATATCGAGGAGGCAATGAACAG TTCGTCGGAGAGCAACATCGACAGCGGCgtgtgcggcgcgtgcggctcGGGCGGGCGGCTGGCGGCGCgctgcggcgcgtgcggcgcgcgctACCACGCCGagtgcgccgcgccgcgccccgcgcgcgccgcgcgccgctgGCTCTGCGCCGCCTGTCTCAACCCCGCCAGAG CGGTGCACGCGGTGCGTCGCTGCGCCGCGACCGCGCTGTCCAACATCCACCAGTACACTCGCGCCCTACACAACGAATCCG AGTCCGACGACAGTGAATATAACACAGCATTAGTGAAGTTCAAAACTCGCAAGTCGCGCGGCAGCACGGAGCCCTCGCCTGTCATGAACGGACACAGCGGGTCCGGCAAGAAGAGGGGCAGGAA ACCCAAAGATCACAGCTCCAAAGAGTCGTTAACGAATGGCGTACATG AGGAGCCCCGCTCGGCGAAGAAGCGCGGCCTCAGGTACGAAGAGGTGGTGATCCACGTGGACGCGCTGGAGCAACTCGTCCGCGACGTCATGAAGCACAAGGACTGCTGGCCCTTCTACGAGCCGGTCTCTGTTGAAGAT GTGCCAGACTACCTGGACGTGATCGAGCAGCCTATAGACCTGACGACGATGAAGCACAAGCTGGAGACGGGCGAGTACTCCACCGACGAGGAGCTGCTCTACGACATGGCGCTCGTCTTCCACAACTGCTACACCTACAATAACGACGCGCATCCTGTTGCCAA GGCTGGTTATCGCCTAGAAAAATACGTAACAAAGCGCCTCACTGAGCTGGATCTTCCTGCCATGCCGAACTTGAATCCCTCCGAAGAGGGCTCCAAGCAGGACACATCAGAAGAAGAAGGTCCCAAGTCAAAACGACCTAAAATGAAGTGA